In Bos mutus isolate GX-2022 chromosome 10, NWIPB_WYAK_1.1, whole genome shotgun sequence, a single window of DNA contains:
- the TNFAIP8L3 gene encoding tumor necrosis factor alpha-induced protein 8-like protein 3 codes for MDSDSGEQSEGEPGTAAGPDVFSSKNLALQAQKKILSKIASKTVANMLIDDTSSEIFDELYKVTKEHIHNKKEAHKIMKDLIKVAIKIGILYRNNQFSPEEVVIVEKFRKKLNQTAMTIVSFYEVEYTFDRNVLSKLLHECKDLVHELVQRHLTPRTHGRINHVFNHFADVEFLSTLYSLDGDCRPNLKKICEGINKLIDEKVL; via the coding sequence GTCCTGATGTTTTTAGTTCAAAGAACCTTGCCCTTCAAGCCCAGAAGAAGATTCTGAGCAAAATAGCCAGCAAAACTGTGGCCAACATGCTGATTGATGATACCAGCAGCGAGATCTTTGATGAGCTCTACAAAGTCACCAAAGAGCACATACATAACAAAAAGGAAGCCCACAAGATCATGAAGGACTTAATCAAGGTGGCAATCAAAATCGGGATCCTCTACCGGAACAACCAGTTCAGCCCAGAGGAAGTTGTTATAGTGGAGAAGTTTAGGAAGAAGCTGAACCAGACCGCCATGACCATCGTCAGCTTCTATGAAGTGGAATACACCTTCGATCGAAACGTGCTCTCCAAGCTCCTACATGAGTGCAAGGACCTGGTGCATGAACTGGTGCAGCGACACCTGACACCCAGGACCCACGGGCGCATCAATCATGTCTTCAACCACTTTGCCGATGTGGAGTTCCTCTCCACCCTTTATAGCCTGGATGGAGACTGTAGGCCCAACCTCAAGAAGATCTGTGAGGGAATCAATAAACTGATAGATGAAAAAGTCCTCTGA